A genomic window from Sparus aurata chromosome 14, fSpaAur1.1, whole genome shotgun sequence includes:
- the nrf1 gene encoding nuclear respiratory factor 1 isoform X5, producing MDEHVIHQTEHMTTIEASAVSQQVHVATFTEASMMSAEEDSTSSPDEDPYDDTDILNSAGTDEVTAHLAAAGPVGMAAAAAVATGKKRKRPHIFESNPSIRKRQQTRLLRKLRATLDEYTTRVGQQAIVLCISPSKPNPVFKVFGAAPLENVVRKYKGMMLEDLENALAEHAPAGGDLASELPPLTIDGIPVSVDKMTQAQLRAFIPEMLKYSTGRGKPGWGKESCKPVWWPEDIPWANVRSDVRTEEQKQRVSWTQALRTIVKNCYKQHGREDLLYAFEDTQVTTVPTTQHHLTTAQSIAHLVPSQTVVQTINNPDGTVSLIQVGTGHTVATLADASELPGVTVAQVNYSTVTDGEVEQNWATLQGGEMTIQTTQASEATQAVASLAEAAVAASQEIQPGATVTMALNSEAAAHAVATLAEATLQGGGQIVLAETAAAVGALAGVQDATGLVQIPVSMYQTVVTSLAQGNRPVQVAMAPVATRIDNTVTLDGQAVEVVTLEQ from the exons ATGGACGAGCACGTCATTCACCAGACAGAACACATGACCACGATCGAGGCCAGCGCCGTAAGCCAACAG GTACATGTGGCCACCTTTACCGAAGCATCAATGATGAGCGCCGAGGAAGACTCGACGTCCTCACCAGACGAGGATCCTTATGACGACACAGACATCCTCAACTCGGCTGGCACTGATGAGGTCACCGCCcacctggctgctgcag GCCCAGTAGGCatggcagctgctgctgctgtagcaactggtaagaaaagaaagaggcctCATATCTTTGAATCCAACCCCTCCATCCGCAAGAGGCAGCAGACACGTCTGCTCAG GAAACTGCGAGCCACTCTAGATGAGTACACCACCAGAGTGGGTCAACAGGCCATCGTGTTGTGCATCTCTCCCTCCAAACCCAACCCTGTGTTCAAGGTGTTTGGTGCTGCTCCTCTGGAGAATGTG GTGAGGAAGTATAAAGGCATGATGCTGGAGGATCTGGAGAACGCTCTGGCTGAACACGCCCCCGCTGGTGGAGATCTGGCCTCGGAGCTGCCCCCTCTCACCATTGACGGCATCCCGGTCTCTGTGGACAAGATGACCCAG GCCCAGCTGCGAGCGTTCATCCCAGAGATGCTGAAGTACTCGACGGGCCGAGGGAAGCCTGGCTGGGGGAAGGAGAGCTGCAAACCAGTGTGGTGGCCCGAGGACATCCCATGGGCCAACGTCCGCAGTGATGTCCGCACAGaagagcagaaacagaga GTGTCTTGGACGCAGGCGTTGAGGACCATCGTTAAGAACTGCTACAAGCAGCACGGCCGTGAGGATCTGTTGTACGCTTTTGAAGACACACAGGTAACAACGGTACCCACCACCCAGCACCACCTGACCACAGCGCAGAGTATCGCTCACCTCGTGCCCTCACAGACGGTGGTACAGACCATCAACAACCCTGACGGAACAGTGTCGCTCATACAG GTCGGCACAGGACACACAGTTGCCACCCTGGCTGATGCCTCAGAGCTGCCCGGTGTGACGGTGGCCCAGGTCAACTACTCCACCGTGACTGATGGAGAG GTGGAGCAGAACTGGGCCACCCTCCAAGGCGGCGAGATGACAATCCAAACCACTCAGGCCTCGGAGGCCACGCAGGCAGTCGCATCCCTGGCCGAAGCAGCCGTCGCCGCGAGTCAGGAGATTCAGCCCGGGGCCACCGTCACAATGGCTCTGAACAG CGAGGCAGCAGCCCACGCTGTGGCGACGTTGGCTGAAGCCACTCTACAAGGCGGCGGGCAGATAGTCCTGGCAGAGACGGCAGCTGCCGTTGGGGCACTGGCAGGGGTTCAAGATGCCACAG GTCTGGTCCAGATCCCGGTCAGCATGTACCAGACTGTAGTGACCAGCCTCGCCCAGGGCAACCGGCCCGTCCAGGTTGCGATGGCCCCTGTCGCCACACGCATAGATAATACCGTCACGCTGGACGGCCAGGCAGTGGAGGTCGTGACCCTGGAGCAGTGA
- the nrf1 gene encoding nuclear respiratory factor 1 isoform X2 produces the protein MDEHVIHQTEHMTTIEASAVHVATFTEASMMSAEEDSTSSPDEDPYDDTDILNSAGTDEVTAHLAAAGPVGMAAAAAVATGKKRKRPHIFESNPSIRKRQQTRLLRKLRATLDEYTTRVGQQAIVLCISPSKPNPVFKVFGAAPLENVVRKYKGMMLEDLENALAEHAPAGGDLASELPPLTIDGIPVSVDKMTQAQLRAFIPEMLKYSTGRGKPGWGKESCKPVWWPEDIPWANVRSDVRTEEQKQRVSWTQALRTIVKNCYKQHGREDLLYAFEDTQVTTVPTTQHHLTTAQSIAHLVPSQTVVQTINNPDGTVSLIQVGTGHTVATLADASELPGVTVAQVNYSTVTDGECIIPLQVEQNWATLQGGEMTIQTTQASEATQAVASLAEAAVAASQEIQPGATVTMALNRYVTCSEAAAHAVATLAEATLQGGGQIVLAETAAAVGALAGVQDATGLVQIPVSMYQTVVTSLAQGNRPVQVAMAPVATRIDNTVTLDGQAVEVVTLEQ, from the exons ATGGACGAGCACGTCATTCACCAGACAGAACACATGACCACGATCGAGGCCAGCGCC GTACATGTGGCCACCTTTACCGAAGCATCAATGATGAGCGCCGAGGAAGACTCGACGTCCTCACCAGACGAGGATCCTTATGACGACACAGACATCCTCAACTCGGCTGGCACTGATGAGGTCACCGCCcacctggctgctgcag GCCCAGTAGGCatggcagctgctgctgctgtagcaactggtaagaaaagaaagaggcctCATATCTTTGAATCCAACCCCTCCATCCGCAAGAGGCAGCAGACACGTCTGCTCAG GAAACTGCGAGCCACTCTAGATGAGTACACCACCAGAGTGGGTCAACAGGCCATCGTGTTGTGCATCTCTCCCTCCAAACCCAACCCTGTGTTCAAGGTGTTTGGTGCTGCTCCTCTGGAGAATGTG GTGAGGAAGTATAAAGGCATGATGCTGGAGGATCTGGAGAACGCTCTGGCTGAACACGCCCCCGCTGGTGGAGATCTGGCCTCGGAGCTGCCCCCTCTCACCATTGACGGCATCCCGGTCTCTGTGGACAAGATGACCCAG GCCCAGCTGCGAGCGTTCATCCCAGAGATGCTGAAGTACTCGACGGGCCGAGGGAAGCCTGGCTGGGGGAAGGAGAGCTGCAAACCAGTGTGGTGGCCCGAGGACATCCCATGGGCCAACGTCCGCAGTGATGTCCGCACAGaagagcagaaacagaga GTGTCTTGGACGCAGGCGTTGAGGACCATCGTTAAGAACTGCTACAAGCAGCACGGCCGTGAGGATCTGTTGTACGCTTTTGAAGACACACAGGTAACAACGGTACCCACCACCCAGCACCACCTGACCACAGCGCAGAGTATCGCTCACCTCGTGCCCTCACAGACGGTGGTACAGACCATCAACAACCCTGACGGAACAGTGTCGCTCATACAG GTCGGCACAGGACACACAGTTGCCACCCTGGCTGATGCCTCAGAGCTGCCCGGTGTGACGGTGGCCCAGGTCAACTACTCCACCGTGACTGATGGAGAG TGCATTATTCCCCTCCAGGTGGAGCAGAACTGGGCCACCCTCCAAGGCGGCGAGATGACAATCCAAACCACTCAGGCCTCGGAGGCCACGCAGGCAGTCGCATCCCTGGCCGAAGCAGCCGTCGCCGCGAGTCAGGAGATTCAGCCCGGGGCCACCGTCACAATGGCTCTGAACAG gTATGTGACCTGCAGCGAGGCAGCAGCCCACGCTGTGGCGACGTTGGCTGAAGCCACTCTACAAGGCGGCGGGCAGATAGTCCTGGCAGAGACGGCAGCTGCCGTTGGGGCACTGGCAGGGGTTCAAGATGCCACAG GTCTGGTCCAGATCCCGGTCAGCATGTACCAGACTGTAGTGACCAGCCTCGCCCAGGGCAACCGGCCCGTCCAGGTTGCGATGGCCCCTGTCGCCACACGCATAGATAATACCGTCACGCTGGACGGCCAGGCAGTGGAGGTCGTGACCCTGGAGCAGTGA
- the nrf1 gene encoding nuclear respiratory factor 1 isoform X4, which yields MDEHVIHQTEHMTTIEASAVSQQVHVATFTEASMMSAEEDSTSSPDEDPYDDTDILNSAGTDEVTAHLAAAGPVGMAAAAAVATGKKRKRPHIFESNPSIRKRQQTRLLRKLRATLDEYTTRVGQQAIVLCISPSKPNPVFKVFGAAPLENVVRKYKGMMLEDLENALAEHAPAGGDLASELPPLTIDGIPVSVDKMTQAQLRAFIPEMLKYSTGRGKPGWGKESCKPVWWPEDIPWANVRSDVRTEEQKQRVSWTQALRTIVKNCYKQHGREDLLYAFEDTQVTTVPTTQHHLTTAQSIAHLVPSQTVVQTINNPDGTVSLIQVGTGHTVATLADASELPGVTVAQVNYSTVTDGEVEQNWATLQGGEMTIQTTQASEATQAVASLAEAAVAASQEIQPGATVTMALNRYVTCSEAAAHAVATLAEATLQGGGQIVLAETAAAVGALAGVQDATGLVQIPVSMYQTVVTSLAQGNRPVQVAMAPVATRIDNTVTLDGQAVEVVTLEQ from the exons ATGGACGAGCACGTCATTCACCAGACAGAACACATGACCACGATCGAGGCCAGCGCCGTAAGCCAACAG GTACATGTGGCCACCTTTACCGAAGCATCAATGATGAGCGCCGAGGAAGACTCGACGTCCTCACCAGACGAGGATCCTTATGACGACACAGACATCCTCAACTCGGCTGGCACTGATGAGGTCACCGCCcacctggctgctgcag GCCCAGTAGGCatggcagctgctgctgctgtagcaactggtaagaaaagaaagaggcctCATATCTTTGAATCCAACCCCTCCATCCGCAAGAGGCAGCAGACACGTCTGCTCAG GAAACTGCGAGCCACTCTAGATGAGTACACCACCAGAGTGGGTCAACAGGCCATCGTGTTGTGCATCTCTCCCTCCAAACCCAACCCTGTGTTCAAGGTGTTTGGTGCTGCTCCTCTGGAGAATGTG GTGAGGAAGTATAAAGGCATGATGCTGGAGGATCTGGAGAACGCTCTGGCTGAACACGCCCCCGCTGGTGGAGATCTGGCCTCGGAGCTGCCCCCTCTCACCATTGACGGCATCCCGGTCTCTGTGGACAAGATGACCCAG GCCCAGCTGCGAGCGTTCATCCCAGAGATGCTGAAGTACTCGACGGGCCGAGGGAAGCCTGGCTGGGGGAAGGAGAGCTGCAAACCAGTGTGGTGGCCCGAGGACATCCCATGGGCCAACGTCCGCAGTGATGTCCGCACAGaagagcagaaacagaga GTGTCTTGGACGCAGGCGTTGAGGACCATCGTTAAGAACTGCTACAAGCAGCACGGCCGTGAGGATCTGTTGTACGCTTTTGAAGACACACAGGTAACAACGGTACCCACCACCCAGCACCACCTGACCACAGCGCAGAGTATCGCTCACCTCGTGCCCTCACAGACGGTGGTACAGACCATCAACAACCCTGACGGAACAGTGTCGCTCATACAG GTCGGCACAGGACACACAGTTGCCACCCTGGCTGATGCCTCAGAGCTGCCCGGTGTGACGGTGGCCCAGGTCAACTACTCCACCGTGACTGATGGAGAG GTGGAGCAGAACTGGGCCACCCTCCAAGGCGGCGAGATGACAATCCAAACCACTCAGGCCTCGGAGGCCACGCAGGCAGTCGCATCCCTGGCCGAAGCAGCCGTCGCCGCGAGTCAGGAGATTCAGCCCGGGGCCACCGTCACAATGGCTCTGAACAG gTATGTGACCTGCAGCGAGGCAGCAGCCCACGCTGTGGCGACGTTGGCTGAAGCCACTCTACAAGGCGGCGGGCAGATAGTCCTGGCAGAGACGGCAGCTGCCGTTGGGGCACTGGCAGGGGTTCAAGATGCCACAG GTCTGGTCCAGATCCCGGTCAGCATGTACCAGACTGTAGTGACCAGCCTCGCCCAGGGCAACCGGCCCGTCCAGGTTGCGATGGCCCCTGTCGCCACACGCATAGATAATACCGTCACGCTGGACGGCCAGGCAGTGGAGGTCGTGACCCTGGAGCAGTGA
- the nrf1 gene encoding nuclear respiratory factor 1 isoform X1: MDEHVIHQTEHMTTIEASAVSQQVHVATFTEASMMSAEEDSTSSPDEDPYDDTDILNSAGTDEVTAHLAAAGPVGMAAAAAVATGKKRKRPHIFESNPSIRKRQQTRLLRKLRATLDEYTTRVGQQAIVLCISPSKPNPVFKVFGAAPLENVVRKYKGMMLEDLENALAEHAPAGGDLASELPPLTIDGIPVSVDKMTQAQLRAFIPEMLKYSTGRGKPGWGKESCKPVWWPEDIPWANVRSDVRTEEQKQRVSWTQALRTIVKNCYKQHGREDLLYAFEDTQVTTVPTTQHHLTTAQSIAHLVPSQTVVQTINNPDGTVSLIQVGTGHTVATLADASELPGVTVAQVNYSTVTDGECIIPLQVEQNWATLQGGEMTIQTTQASEATQAVASLAEAAVAASQEIQPGATVTMALNRYVTCSEAAAHAVATLAEATLQGGGQIVLAETAAAVGALAGVQDATGLVQIPVSMYQTVVTSLAQGNRPVQVAMAPVATRIDNTVTLDGQAVEVVTLEQ, from the exons ATGGACGAGCACGTCATTCACCAGACAGAACACATGACCACGATCGAGGCCAGCGCCGTAAGCCAACAG GTACATGTGGCCACCTTTACCGAAGCATCAATGATGAGCGCCGAGGAAGACTCGACGTCCTCACCAGACGAGGATCCTTATGACGACACAGACATCCTCAACTCGGCTGGCACTGATGAGGTCACCGCCcacctggctgctgcag GCCCAGTAGGCatggcagctgctgctgctgtagcaactggtaagaaaagaaagaggcctCATATCTTTGAATCCAACCCCTCCATCCGCAAGAGGCAGCAGACACGTCTGCTCAG GAAACTGCGAGCCACTCTAGATGAGTACACCACCAGAGTGGGTCAACAGGCCATCGTGTTGTGCATCTCTCCCTCCAAACCCAACCCTGTGTTCAAGGTGTTTGGTGCTGCTCCTCTGGAGAATGTG GTGAGGAAGTATAAAGGCATGATGCTGGAGGATCTGGAGAACGCTCTGGCTGAACACGCCCCCGCTGGTGGAGATCTGGCCTCGGAGCTGCCCCCTCTCACCATTGACGGCATCCCGGTCTCTGTGGACAAGATGACCCAG GCCCAGCTGCGAGCGTTCATCCCAGAGATGCTGAAGTACTCGACGGGCCGAGGGAAGCCTGGCTGGGGGAAGGAGAGCTGCAAACCAGTGTGGTGGCCCGAGGACATCCCATGGGCCAACGTCCGCAGTGATGTCCGCACAGaagagcagaaacagaga GTGTCTTGGACGCAGGCGTTGAGGACCATCGTTAAGAACTGCTACAAGCAGCACGGCCGTGAGGATCTGTTGTACGCTTTTGAAGACACACAGGTAACAACGGTACCCACCACCCAGCACCACCTGACCACAGCGCAGAGTATCGCTCACCTCGTGCCCTCACAGACGGTGGTACAGACCATCAACAACCCTGACGGAACAGTGTCGCTCATACAG GTCGGCACAGGACACACAGTTGCCACCCTGGCTGATGCCTCAGAGCTGCCCGGTGTGACGGTGGCCCAGGTCAACTACTCCACCGTGACTGATGGAGAG TGCATTATTCCCCTCCAGGTGGAGCAGAACTGGGCCACCCTCCAAGGCGGCGAGATGACAATCCAAACCACTCAGGCCTCGGAGGCCACGCAGGCAGTCGCATCCCTGGCCGAAGCAGCCGTCGCCGCGAGTCAGGAGATTCAGCCCGGGGCCACCGTCACAATGGCTCTGAACAG gTATGTGACCTGCAGCGAGGCAGCAGCCCACGCTGTGGCGACGTTGGCTGAAGCCACTCTACAAGGCGGCGGGCAGATAGTCCTGGCAGAGACGGCAGCTGCCGTTGGGGCACTGGCAGGGGTTCAAGATGCCACAG GTCTGGTCCAGATCCCGGTCAGCATGTACCAGACTGTAGTGACCAGCCTCGCCCAGGGCAACCGGCCCGTCCAGGTTGCGATGGCCCCTGTCGCCACACGCATAGATAATACCGTCACGCTGGACGGCCAGGCAGTGGAGGTCGTGACCCTGGAGCAGTGA
- the nrf1 gene encoding nuclear respiratory factor 1 isoform X3 gives MDEHVIHQTEHMTTIEASAVSQQVHVATFTEASMMSAEEDSTSSPDEDPYDDTDILNSAGTDEVTAHLAAAGPVGMAAAAAVATGKKRKRPHIFESNPSIRKRQQTRLLRKLRATLDEYTTRVGQQAIVLCISPSKPNPVFKVFGAAPLENVVRKYKGMMLEDLENALAEHAPAGGDLASELPPLTIDGIPVSVDKMTQAQLRAFIPEMLKYSTGRGKPGWGKESCKPVWWPEDIPWANVRSDVRTEEQKQRVSWTQALRTIVKNCYKQHGREDLLYAFEDTQVTTVPTTQHHLTTAQSIAHLVPSQTVVQTINNPDGTVSLIQVGTGHTVATLADASELPGVTVAQVNYSTVTDGECIIPLQVEQNWATLQGGEMTIQTTQASEATQAVASLAEAAVAASQEIQPGATVTMALNSEAAAHAVATLAEATLQGGGQIVLAETAAAVGALAGVQDATGLVQIPVSMYQTVVTSLAQGNRPVQVAMAPVATRIDNTVTLDGQAVEVVTLEQ, from the exons ATGGACGAGCACGTCATTCACCAGACAGAACACATGACCACGATCGAGGCCAGCGCCGTAAGCCAACAG GTACATGTGGCCACCTTTACCGAAGCATCAATGATGAGCGCCGAGGAAGACTCGACGTCCTCACCAGACGAGGATCCTTATGACGACACAGACATCCTCAACTCGGCTGGCACTGATGAGGTCACCGCCcacctggctgctgcag GCCCAGTAGGCatggcagctgctgctgctgtagcaactggtaagaaaagaaagaggcctCATATCTTTGAATCCAACCCCTCCATCCGCAAGAGGCAGCAGACACGTCTGCTCAG GAAACTGCGAGCCACTCTAGATGAGTACACCACCAGAGTGGGTCAACAGGCCATCGTGTTGTGCATCTCTCCCTCCAAACCCAACCCTGTGTTCAAGGTGTTTGGTGCTGCTCCTCTGGAGAATGTG GTGAGGAAGTATAAAGGCATGATGCTGGAGGATCTGGAGAACGCTCTGGCTGAACACGCCCCCGCTGGTGGAGATCTGGCCTCGGAGCTGCCCCCTCTCACCATTGACGGCATCCCGGTCTCTGTGGACAAGATGACCCAG GCCCAGCTGCGAGCGTTCATCCCAGAGATGCTGAAGTACTCGACGGGCCGAGGGAAGCCTGGCTGGGGGAAGGAGAGCTGCAAACCAGTGTGGTGGCCCGAGGACATCCCATGGGCCAACGTCCGCAGTGATGTCCGCACAGaagagcagaaacagaga GTGTCTTGGACGCAGGCGTTGAGGACCATCGTTAAGAACTGCTACAAGCAGCACGGCCGTGAGGATCTGTTGTACGCTTTTGAAGACACACAGGTAACAACGGTACCCACCACCCAGCACCACCTGACCACAGCGCAGAGTATCGCTCACCTCGTGCCCTCACAGACGGTGGTACAGACCATCAACAACCCTGACGGAACAGTGTCGCTCATACAG GTCGGCACAGGACACACAGTTGCCACCCTGGCTGATGCCTCAGAGCTGCCCGGTGTGACGGTGGCCCAGGTCAACTACTCCACCGTGACTGATGGAGAG TGCATTATTCCCCTCCAGGTGGAGCAGAACTGGGCCACCCTCCAAGGCGGCGAGATGACAATCCAAACCACTCAGGCCTCGGAGGCCACGCAGGCAGTCGCATCCCTGGCCGAAGCAGCCGTCGCCGCGAGTCAGGAGATTCAGCCCGGGGCCACCGTCACAATGGCTCTGAACAG CGAGGCAGCAGCCCACGCTGTGGCGACGTTGGCTGAAGCCACTCTACAAGGCGGCGGGCAGATAGTCCTGGCAGAGACGGCAGCTGCCGTTGGGGCACTGGCAGGGGTTCAAGATGCCACAG GTCTGGTCCAGATCCCGGTCAGCATGTACCAGACTGTAGTGACCAGCCTCGCCCAGGGCAACCGGCCCGTCCAGGTTGCGATGGCCCCTGTCGCCACACGCATAGATAATACCGTCACGCTGGACGGCCAGGCAGTGGAGGTCGTGACCCTGGAGCAGTGA
- the nrf1 gene encoding nuclear respiratory factor 1 isoform X6 has product MDEHVIHQTEHMTTIEASAVSQQVHVATFTEASMMSAEEDSTSSPDEDPYDDTDILNSAGTDEVTAHLAAAGPVGMAAAAAVATGKKRKRPHIFESNPSIRKRQQTRLLRKLRATLDEYTTRVGQQAIVLCISPSKPNPVFKVFGAAPLENVVRKYKGMMLEDLENALAEHAPAGGDLASELPPLTIDGIPVSVDKMTQAQLRAFIPEMLKYSTGRGKPGWGKESCKPVWWPEDIPWANVRSDVRTEEQKQRVSWTQALRTIVKNCYKQHGREDLLYAFEDTQVTTVPTTQHHLTTAQSIAHLVPSQTVVQTINNPDGTVSLIQVGTGHTVATLADASELPGVTVAQVNYSTVTDGECIIPLQVEQNWATLQGGEMTIQTTQASEATQAVASLAEAAVAASQEIQPGATVTMALNSLCM; this is encoded by the exons ATGGACGAGCACGTCATTCACCAGACAGAACACATGACCACGATCGAGGCCAGCGCCGTAAGCCAACAG GTACATGTGGCCACCTTTACCGAAGCATCAATGATGAGCGCCGAGGAAGACTCGACGTCCTCACCAGACGAGGATCCTTATGACGACACAGACATCCTCAACTCGGCTGGCACTGATGAGGTCACCGCCcacctggctgctgcag GCCCAGTAGGCatggcagctgctgctgctgtagcaactggtaagaaaagaaagaggcctCATATCTTTGAATCCAACCCCTCCATCCGCAAGAGGCAGCAGACACGTCTGCTCAG GAAACTGCGAGCCACTCTAGATGAGTACACCACCAGAGTGGGTCAACAGGCCATCGTGTTGTGCATCTCTCCCTCCAAACCCAACCCTGTGTTCAAGGTGTTTGGTGCTGCTCCTCTGGAGAATGTG GTGAGGAAGTATAAAGGCATGATGCTGGAGGATCTGGAGAACGCTCTGGCTGAACACGCCCCCGCTGGTGGAGATCTGGCCTCGGAGCTGCCCCCTCTCACCATTGACGGCATCCCGGTCTCTGTGGACAAGATGACCCAG GCCCAGCTGCGAGCGTTCATCCCAGAGATGCTGAAGTACTCGACGGGCCGAGGGAAGCCTGGCTGGGGGAAGGAGAGCTGCAAACCAGTGTGGTGGCCCGAGGACATCCCATGGGCCAACGTCCGCAGTGATGTCCGCACAGaagagcagaaacagaga GTGTCTTGGACGCAGGCGTTGAGGACCATCGTTAAGAACTGCTACAAGCAGCACGGCCGTGAGGATCTGTTGTACGCTTTTGAAGACACACAGGTAACAACGGTACCCACCACCCAGCACCACCTGACCACAGCGCAGAGTATCGCTCACCTCGTGCCCTCACAGACGGTGGTACAGACCATCAACAACCCTGACGGAACAGTGTCGCTCATACAG GTCGGCACAGGACACACAGTTGCCACCCTGGCTGATGCCTCAGAGCTGCCCGGTGTGACGGTGGCCCAGGTCAACTACTCCACCGTGACTGATGGAGAG TGCATTATTCCCCTCCAGGTGGAGCAGAACTGGGCCACCCTCCAAGGCGGCGAGATGACAATCCAAACCACTCAGGCCTCGGAGGCCACGCAGGCAGTCGCATCCCTGGCCGAAGCAGCCGTCGCCGCGAGTCAGGAGATTCAGCCCGGGGCCACCGTCACAATGGCTCTGAACAG tttatgTATGTGA